The DNA sequence CCATTTTTGCCGGGGTTGACATACGCAGCTATTGATGATTTAATATCAGGTAGCTAGTATCAAGACTTTATCATCAACGTTTTAATTCGGTCTTGATACTTGATACTAGCTACTTGATACTTCTAAAAAACAAACATAATGAACTGGTACGTAGCAAAATTAGTTTTCAGGGTGATCAGTGGTGCAGGCGATCACCAGGCGCAGTTTGATGAGCAGTTACGCCTTATCAGTGCAGATAACGAACTGAGCGCCTTTGAAAAAGCAAATAAAATTGGTCATGCCAATCAGGATAGTTTTAAAAATATCGAAAAACAAACCGTTAAATGGCAGTTTATTGATGTGGCCGAGTTAAACCAGATAGGCGAGCTTACCGATGGCACCGAACTGTACTACAATATACATGAAACACCCGACGCCGATTTGTACATTGCCTGGGCACATCACAAATCGGCATTATTGGGGGTGAGAAACTGATTTATTTTAGTATCAAGTAGCTAGTATCAAGTATCAAGATAGAATCCGAACTTTAATACTAAAACCTTAATACTAAACGTAAAACATAAAAACACAGATAATCTGTATTAAACATCGCGACTTTGTTGTCGATGTTTAATTCGGTCTTGATACTTGATACTAGCTACTTAATACTAATAACGATACTAAAAATAAAAATATAAGTTTTGGCATTACCCTCTATATCAGCTTCAAAATTATACGGCGCATTTATTGTTTGCGGCCTGGTTTGGGCCGGCCTGCAAACTTATATTGTGCATAGTTTTGGCTTTTATTGGTTCACAGCCTCAACCGATGGTCTGCTGAGTGCCATCCTGCTTTCGGGGGCCTGCTGGCTTATTAATAATAACCTGCGTTACTACCAGCCCGGTAAAGGCAGTTATATTAACCTGTTTATCTGGTGCGTAGCGCTGGCAGGTATTTGTACCCTGGGATGCCGCTACCTGCTGCCTCTTATTAATACCGATAAGGTATTTGTTACCTTTGTACAACAATCCTTAACTATCCGCTTTTTTACCGATTTCCTGGCTATCGGTTGGATGGCTATGATCAGCTTGCTTTGGTATTCTCAGCTCGACCAGAAAGAAACACAAAAACGTAAAACTGAAGCCGAACAACTGGCCCGTGATGCCGAACTGTATAACCTGCGCCAGCAATTACAACCACACTTTTTGTTCAACAGCCTTAACTCTATCAATGCCCTTATCGGCTTTAAACCGGATGAGGCCCGCAAGATGATTCACCAGCTGTCTGACTTTTTACGGGGCACGCTGAAAAAGGACGATCAGCAGCAGGTGCCGTTAAGTGAAGAACTGGCACACCTGAACCTATACCTGGAGATTGAAAAAGTACGTTTCGGGCACCGTCTGCAAACCGAAATAAGCTGCGATGATAAATGTGGCAGTGCTGTAATGCCTTCTATGTTACTACAGCCATTGGTAGAGAACGCCATAAAATTTGGTTTGTATGATACCACCGGCGAAGTAACCGTAAGCATCCGCAGCGAAATGGATGATAATTATTTAGTGCTGATGGTTCAAAACCCCTATGATCCGCAAACCTCGCGCCCTCAAAAAGGTACCGGTTTTGGCTTGCGTGGGGTACAACGCCGCCTATATTTGCTTTTTGCCCGTAACGATTTGATGGAAACTCATGGAAATGATAATATATTTACAACCATTATAAAAATACCACAGTTATGAGGCGAGCCTTAATTATTGATGATGAACCTTTAGCACGAATGGTTGTAAAGGAGTATCTGCTAAGTTTTAGTGAAATTGAATTGATACAGGAGTGCGGTGATGGCTTTGAAGGATTAAAAGCCATACAGCAGCACCAACCCGATCTGATTTTTCTGGATGTGCAGATGCCTAAAATAAATGGTTTTGAAATGCTGGAACTGGTGGAGCAACCGCCAGCCGTTATATTCACAACCGCTTTTGATGAGTATGCGATTAAAGCATTTGAGGCCCACGCTGTTGATTACCTGTTAAAGCCTTTCAGCAGAGATCGTTTTACCAAGGCCATCGAAAAATTCCTGGCTACTGCGCCCGAAAAACATGCGCCTAAACAAACCGAAGACCTGCTGGAAACTGCCGCTTCACAATCACCGGCACAAAATGAGCGTATCGTGGTAAAAACAGGCACTAAAGTTAAAATTATCCCAGTGGCTGATGTGGAGTACCTGCAGGCCGATGATGATTATGTAAGCGTGTTTACCAAAGAAGGATCGTACCTGAAAAATAAGACGATGAACTTTTTTGAGAAAACCCTGGATGCCCGCCAGTTTGTGCGTGTACATCGCTCTTACATCATCGCTATACAACAAATTACCCGTATCGACCCGTACGAAAAAGACGCCCACCTGGCCATACTCAAATCGGGCGCCAAAATACCGGTAAGCAAAACCGGCTATGTAAAGCTTAAACAAGTACTGGGTATATAAAACAGGATTAAAGGATTTTTATAAGATTGACAAGATTTTTTGTAGAGACGCATCACATGCGTCTCTTTTTTGTGTCATTAAGTCCTATCCGTAAGGGCGACACCCGGCAAAAAGAGTTAGAGCTTCTTGTGATTCTTCTCTCGGGAAGATAGTAGCCCATGAAAAGGCATAAGGAAAAAATAATACTAAAAAGGGGATGTCACCCTGAGCTCCGTCGAAGGGTAGAGCGCAGAGGCCAATTCACCATGCTTCGACGGAGCTCAGCATGACACCCTTTTGGGGATAGCTGCCACTTGATGGGCTATTACTCTTGGGAAGGGGCAAATGTCATTAAGTTAGGGTTAAAGGCTCTCCTATGGGGTTTGAAAAGTTTCTTAACTTGATGACATTGGCGGGTAACATCTGCTTATATAAAAAAGATTGCTACGGGGTACGCAGCAATCTCTACATAATTATTTTATCTCACCGAAAGGGCTCGATAGATTTCGCAGCATTAAACCTCTGGTTCCTGCTGGCTAAGGCAATGGAAACTGCCGAGGCCCCAGATAATATCGGTTGAATCGATGCCGATCACTTCATGATCGGGGAAACATTTTTGTAAAATATCGCAGGCCTTATCGTCATTAACCGAGCGGTAGGTTGGTACAATAACCGTCGAATTGGCAATATAAAAATTAGCGTATGATGCCGGCAAACGGGTATCCTCATAAATCACAGCTTCGGGCATAGGCAGCTCTACAATATTAAGCTGTTTGCCGTTGAGCAGGCGCATGGTTTTTAAGGCTTCGAGGTTTTCCTGTAACAGGTGATAGTTTTCGTCGTTTTTATCTTCTTCCACAACGGTAACCACGGTATCTTCGTTTACAAAGCGGGTAATATCATCTATATGGCCGTCGGTATCGTCGCCAACAATGCCATCGCCCAGCCACAGGATCTGCTCGGCGCCATAGTAGTTGCGCAGGTAGGTTTCTATTTGATCCTGGCTTAACAAAGGGTTGCGGTTCTTGTTGAGCAGACAGGCGGTGGTAGTGAGTATAGTGCCCTTACCATTAAAATCAACCGAGCCGCCTTCCATCACAATGCCTGGGTTAAATACCGGCAAATCAAAGTGATTGCCAATTTTGGTAGGTATCACATCGTCCAGATCAAATGGCGGATATTTGCCGCCCCAGGCGTTGTAACCCCAATCGATAATTGCCTTTTGTTTGGTTTCAGGATTGATCACAAATGCTGGTCCGTGATCACGGCACCAGGCATCATTAGTGCCAAAAGCAAACAGTTCAACCCGGCTCATATCAACACCGGCGTGCTGCAGTTGAAAAACTACGGCCGCTTTCATGACCTCGTCAACCACATTGATGCGTACCAATTCGTTACGGGTTAAAATTTTAATAAACTCGATGTACGAAGGATAAATAGTATCCAATTTACCCGGCCACGAAGCCTCCTTATGCGGCCAGCTTAACCAAGTGGCAGTATGCTTGGCCCATTCAGCGGGAAAGGAAAATCCCTGCGAAGCAGGAGTTTGTATGGTTGAAATGTTTTGGCTCATATTTGGTTAAAAGCAAATAAATGCAATATGGTTTTATTCCCTATGTCATTGCGAGGAGGAACGACGACAATCTCTTAGCTATTTATGTTTGTCATCCTGAGCGTAGCGAAGGATTTATCCGGCGACAGATTCTTCGCTACGCTCAGAATGACAAATTTGTTATAGAATTAACAATGACATATTAATATTGGAAATTTAATCCTCGTCTAATAAACGTTTGGTGATCGGTTGGTAGCTGTCAATCCTCCGATCACGCAGGAACGGCCAATGACTTCTATAGTAATCAGATTTATCAAGATCAAGTTCCTGTACTACCACTTCTTCCTGATCATGCGAAGTTTGGTGGATGATGGCGCCAAACGGATTGGCAAAGAACGATCCGCCCCAGAATTTTACACCGGCTTCTTCGCCTACACGGTTTACGCTTACTACGTGTACACCGTTGGCTACCGCGTGCGAGCGTTGTATGGTTTGCCAGGCATTGTATTGCTCCACATTGGTGGCTTCATCCTGCGTAGTGGCCCAGCCAATAGCGGTTGGGTAAAATAAGATATCGGCACCCATTAACGCGGTAATGCGGGCCGCTTCGGGATACCATTGGTCCCAGCAAATAAGTACACCCAATTTGCCGTATTTGGTCTTAAATACTTTATAACCCAGATCGCCGGGAGTGAAGTAAAATTTTTCGTAAAAACCCGGATCGTCAGGAATATGCATTTTACGGTATTTGCCTAAGTAGCTGCCATCGGCATCCAGCACGGCGGTGGTATTGTGGTAAACACCCTGCGCGCGTTTTTCAAACAACGAGGCAATGATCACCACATTCAGTTCGGCGGCTACTTTTTGCAGCTCATCGGTTGAGGGGCCAGGGATGCTTTCGGCAAGTTTAAAGTTGTCGTAATCTTCTACGTCGCAAAAATAAAGCGAGGTAAAAAGCTCCTGTAAACAAACTATTTGCGCGCCTTTTGCGGCGGCTTCCCTTACTTTAACAATAGCCTTTTGCAGGTTCTGCTGTTTATCAGCAGTGCAGCTCATCTGTACCAGGCCAACTTTTACTTTACTCATACTCCTAAAATTTGCGCAAAAATAACAATTGCTGTTTAAAGTATCGAGTATCAAGTATCAAGTATTGTGACTTAAATGTAAAATCGCCATTATAGTATCAAGTAGCTAGTATCAAGTATCGAGACACTTACGTTGGCGCGATTAAAAAATATTTTGTAAAACATTAAAAAATAAAAACGGTTCAAGTCATGATACTTGATATACTGAATAAAGAAAAGTCTTGATACTTGATACTAGCTACTTGATACTAAAAAATAACTAGCTTTGCAGCCAATGACGGAAGACGAAATACCAGCGCCAAAAACATTTAAGCAGCAACTGTGGAATGTTACTAAAACTGTATTAAAAATTGCTGTTACCACAGCGCTGCTCATTTGGGTATTTAGTAAGGTACCTATCCAATTGGTAAAATACCGCCTGCTGCACGCCAATTACTGGTGGATGGGCGCTGCCGTTGTTTGTTATTTTTGCTCGATGGTGGTATCATCGTGGCGTTTACTCAGCTTCTTCCGGTCGATAGGCTTAAAGCTGAACCCTAAATATAACCTGCGACTGTATTTCCTCGGCCTTTTTTATAACGTATTGCTGCCCGGTGGTATAGGCGGCGACGGCTACAAGATCTTCATTTTGAACAAAGCGCATAAAGTTCCCGGCAAAAAACTGTTCTGGGCCATTATGTTTGATAGGCTCAGCGGACTTTGGGCCATCGGCCTGATCACCGTTGCCCTGATATTCATGATCCCGCAGATCGATATACATAAAGCGCTGCCGGTGAGTATCTTCCTGGGTGGTTCGGCGGTTTATTATTTTGTGGCCTACATGTTTTTCAGGGAGTATACCAAATACTTCTTCGAGGCACATCTAAAAGCCCTGGTATTACAGGGTTTCCAGTTGCTGGCTATCATCTGCGTCATGTTCGGGCAGAATTTTGATGGTAAGTTTTCGCCATACCTTTTATCATTCCTGATCTCAGCGCTCGCATCTATTATACCCATTACTGCCGGTGGAGCAGGGGCGAGGGAAGCCATATTTACTAAACTGTCCGATTATTTTCCGATGGATAAAGGGCTCTCGGTTTTTTTACCGTCATCATTTTACCTCATATCACTTTTAGTGGCACTATTTGGCTTGTATTATGTGATCCGCCCAAGCCGCTTAGATAAGGGGCTGAAAAAGTATGACGAAGAGGTGACCGAAACAGCCGCAGATCCGGGCGGCGAGTAGCGAAAATAAAGTGTGTGAGTACACCTAATTTTCTAAATTTGCGTTTCTTCTTATAAACTACAACAACGTAAATGAGCCATTTTAATGATTTTAACAATCCGCAGGTTGCGGCCTTGCCCGGTCATTTAAAACAATTTATAGTCGACCAGCACTACGAACATTATACACCTATTGATCATGCTGTTTGGCGCTATGTGATGCGCCAGAATTACAGCTATCTTAAAGATGTTGCCTACTATCCTTATATACCTGGCTTAACCAAAGCAGGCCTTACCATTGAACGTATTCCCGATTTGCAGGAGATGAACGATGCACTGGCCAAAATAGGCTGGGGCGCCGTTACTGTAGATGGTTTTATACCGCCCGCCGCTTTTATGGAATACCAGGCCTACCGCGTATTGGTGATAGCGGCAGATATCCGCCAGTTGCGCCATATTGAATATACCCCGGCACCGGATATTATCCATGAGTCGGCCGGGCACGCGCCTATTATTGCTGATAAGGATTATCACGAGTACCTGAGCTATTTTGGTTCGATAGGAGCTAAAGCCATGTTTTCGGCACAGGATTTTGAACTGTATGAAGCGATCAGGGCGCTATCCATATTAAAAGAAATGCCCGATGCGAATGACGCGGAGATCAGCAAAGCTGAAGAGTTGGTAGCTTATCGCCAGGAAAACATGGGGGCGCCATCTGAAATGGCCCTGCTGAGCCGTCTGCACTGGTGGACGGTAGAGTACGGTCTGATCGGTACGTTGGAAAACCCTAAGATCTATGGAGCGGGTTTGTTGTCGTCAATAGGCGAGAGTTCCAGCTGTATGAATCCTGAGGTGGAAAAATTATGGTATACCATTGATGCCCTGAACTATAGTTATGACATTACCAAACCACAGCCGCAGCTGTTTGTAACGCCAACTTTTCAGAACCTGATTGATGTGCTGGAAGAATTTGCCAATACTATGTCGTTCCGCAAGGGTGGAGCTTATGGCCTGACCAAGGCCGTTGAAAGCAAAAATACCTGCACCATAGTTTACAGTTCGGGCTTGCAAGTATCGGGCACCATTACCGAATTTAAGGTTGATGGACACGATAATCCTTACTTTATCAAAACTACTGGTCCAACGTCGTTAGCGGTGAATAACAAGCAACTGCCGGGACATGGGAAAAACTATCACGCGGACGGTTTCAGCTCGCCGGTAGGGAAATTGAAAAATATCCCAACGCCTTTAGAAGATCTGACCGAGGACGAACTGGAAAACATAGGCATCGCCAAAGGTAAAACAGTAGAACTCGATTTTGAAAGCGGTATAAAAGTTAAAGGAACGATAAAAACCATATTAGCCTTCCTGGGCAAAACGCAGCTCATCACTTTTGCTGATTGTACAGTTACCGATAAAAAAGGACATGTATTATTCGACCCGTCATGGGGTGTGTACGATATGGCTGTTGGCGAAAGCATCGTTTCGGTATTTTGCGGCGCTGCTGACAAAGCGGCTTTTGAAGAGATCGTTTATAAATCACAAACGGCTACCCACCACGCAGAATATGATCTGCGGACCCGGGAGCTACATAAACTTTACCAGCAGGTACGTAATCGGCGACAAACAGGCGGCGACTTTGGCTTTTTGGGCAATGTATGGTTCATGCTGCAGAAAAACCATCACGACGACTGGCTCTGTGCTCTCGAAATACTGGAATTACTGGAGCATGAAGATGTTGAGCCTGCACTTAGAACCGAGATCAGACAGTTTCTGCAACAGAAAACCAAAGACCAGCCCGAGCTAAAAAAATTGATTAGCGACGGTTTTTATCTGATTGATCACCCTGTTGAACAAAAATTGGTATTTTAGGCGCGGTTAAACGCAATAAAATAAACAAAAGAATATGTCATTGCGAGAACGAAGCAATCTTCTCATTAAGTAAGGAGATTGCCACGCTACGCTCGCAATGACATGTATTATACAGGGGCATATGAACATTATTATAACAGGCGCCAGCAGCGGCGTGGGATTTGAAGCAGTAATTGAACTGATACTTTCGGGTAACAACAAGGTAATTGCATTGGCCCGCTCGCAGGACAAACTGGAGCGTCTGCTGGAGATTGCCCATGGCCTTAACCCGGATTGTCAGCTATTTGCCCTTAATTTTGATATTGTACATGATGATTATGAGGGTCTGCAGCAATTTATAGCCTCCAATTTTGATAACCGGGTTGATGTGCTCATCAATAACGCCGGTATGCTCATCAACAAGCCATTTACGCAATTACTGGAAACGGACTTTGTAGAAATGCTGCAAAGCAATTTTATTGGTCATGTGCGTATGATACAGGCGCTATTACCGCTGATGCCCGCCGGTTCGCATATCCTCAACGTGGGCAGCATGGGTGGTTTTCAGGGTAGTGTCAAATTCCCGGGCTTATCTGCCTACTCGGCCAGTAAAGCCGCATTGCACACCCTTACGGAGTGCCTGGCCCAGGAACTCACAGAGCAGGATATCAAAGTAAACTGTCTGGCTTTAGGTTCGGCACAAACCGAAATGCTCGAGAAAGCTTTTCCGGGTTATCAATCGCCGGTAATGGCTTTTGAAATGGGTAAATACATAGCCGATTTTGCGCTTACAGGGCATAAGTTCTTTAATGGGAAAGTATTGCCTGTAGCGGCGACTACACCATAAATCAATTAATAAAAACGCCTCATTTAAGCCATTTTTACACATGTCATTGCGAGCGTAGCGTGGCAATCGCATGTTATACAGGGCAGCTTTGTTTGGCGTATACCCGCTCTTGGCCGCGGGAGGGCCAGTTACTTTTCCTTGATGAAAAGTAACCAAAAATCAAGTCACCAGAAATGCTTCTTTGCCGCACGAGGCCTTTACCCTGCAAATCAGGCAGAACCACGGGCTGCTAAACCTTACCTCCACTTCGTTCGCTCAGATCCCACGCTTCAGGCAAGGTTCGCAATGCCCCTTCAGCCGCACAGGCCACCATTGTTCTGCCCGTTTTCATCCGAAGCTTATCTGCTGACAGGGGAAAGAGAGAAATTTTTTTACAATATGTTTGTCATGCTGAACGGAGTGAAGTATCTATTAAACGATATGCATATTTGCTAATAGATCCTTCGTTCCTCAGGATGACAAGTTAGTTTAATCGAATAATGAAGAAATCCTGATAATCCTTTAATCCTATAAATCATGGTTCAGAAAAAATCAGCGGAATCAACGAAATCATTGATTACCAAAATCTCAAATCTCATATCTCACATCTCACATCAAATTTTTATCTTTGCCCATGCAAGAAAAAATCCTCATTCTTGACTTTGGCTCGCAATTCACCCAACTCATCGCGCGCCGCGTCAGGGAGCTCAATATTTACTGTGAGATCCACCCCTTCAATCATTATCCCGAAATTGACAGCACTGTAAAAGGTATCATCCTTTCCGGTAGTCCTTATTCTGTAAGGCAGGAAGATGCACCGCATTTTGATTTCGCGCAGTTCCATACTACCCGCCCTATTTTAGGGGTTTGTTATGGTGCACAGTATGTTGCCCATTTCCATGGCGGCGAAGTTTTGGCTTCGAGCACCCGTGAGTATGGTCGCGCTAATCTGGATTATATCAACAAGGAAAATCCGCTGTTTAAAAATATTCCGGAGAACTCACAGGTGTGGATGTCGCATGGCGATACCATTGCCCGCATCGGCGATAATTTTGAGGTTATTGCCAGTACCGATAGCGTAAAGGTTGCAGCCTACCAGGTAACCGGTACCCAAACATACGGTATCCAGTTTCACCCCGAAGTAACACACAGTATTGATGGCAAGCAATTGCTGGAGAATTTTTTGGTTGACATTTGCGGTTGCAAACAGGACTGGACACCAGATTCGTTCATTGAAACCACCATTGCTGCCCTGCGCGAAAAACTGGGCGACGATAAGGTAGTATTAGGTTTATCAGGCGGTGTGGATTCATCCGTAGCGGCAGTATTACTGCACCATGCCATCGGCAAAAACCTGCATTGCATATTTGTAGATAACGGCCTGCTGCGCAAGGACGAGTATGAGCAAGTGCTCGACTCCTACAAGCACATGGGCTTAAACATAAAAGGTATTGATGCCAAGCAACGTTTTTACGATGCATTGGCAGGCCTTAAAGATCCTGAATTAAAACGTAAGGCTATCGGTCGTGTATTTATCGAGGTATTTGATGATGCTGCGCACGAGGTTCAGGATGTAAAATGGTTAGGACAAGGCACTATTTATCCAGATGTTATTGAGTCGGTATCGGTAAAAGGTCCGTCGGCTACCATCAAATCGCACCACAACGTTGGCGGTTTGCCAGATTTTATGAAACTGAAGGTGGTTGAGCCGCTAAATACTTTATTTAAAGATGAAGTACGACGAGTAGGCGCTGCCCTGAACATCGATCCGAATATTTTAGGCAGGCACCCTTTTCCGGGTCCGGGTCTGGCAATCAGGATTTTAGGCGATGTTACACCAGAAAAAGTAGCTATATTGCAGGAAGCCGACGCGATTTATATCAACAATTTGCGGTCATATGGTGTTTACGATAAGGTTTGGCAGGCCGGCGCTATATTTTTGCCGGTACAATCGGTAGGGGTAATGGGCGATGAGCGTACTTACGAGAACGTGATATGCCTGCGTGCTGTGGAATCATTGGATGGGATGACAGCCGACTGGTGCCATTTACCTTATGACCTGCTGGCCAAGATCTCAAACGAGATCATCAATAACGTAAAAGGAATTAACCGGGTAGTATATGATATCAGTTCAAAACCACCTGCTACCATTGAGTGGGAATAAATGGTTATTGTTTTTTAGCGCGGCGCTGATACTGGGTGCATGCTCACCAAAAGTGCAGCCTGTATCAACGCCCGTAAAAAAAGTTGAAAAGCCCCTGCCCAAGCCCGTAGAAAAACCTCCCGTTAAGCCAGTAGCAAAAGTTTCTGTTATATCCATGATATTACCTATGGGGCTTGATCATGTACGGCCGCGCAATTATAGCAACGCAGGTTTGAGTCAGGCCAATATGAGTATTGAATACTACCAGGGCTTTAAACTGGCTTTAGATTCGCTGGCCGCCCAGGGCGCCAATTTTAAACTGCAGCTTTATGATTCCAAAGATGATAACTCCACAACGCTTGGTTTAGCCTATCATACGGAAATAAGAAACAGCGACCTGATAGTAGGCCCTGTTTATCCCGATGGACTAAAACAATTTGCCGTGGTGATGGGTACACGCATGGCTGTTTTATCGCCGCTGTCGCCTGCTTCGCCAGCTACTATCAAAAGCAATAACCTGATTACCGCTATACCGCCGCTGGAATACCATGCCGTGGGCGCGGCGCAATACATTAACGATAAACTCAAGCCTAAAAAAATATTTATCCTGCGCTCGGGTTTTAGCCAGGAAAACGATTATATTATAAACTTTAAAAAAGCAACTGATAGTTTAAGCAATAAAAAGATTAAAATTGTAAGCGTTATTATAACACGGGGTAAATTGAGCGGTTTGCTACCGCAGTTGTCAAAAACAGAGCGAAATGTGTTTGTGATCCCGGCTACCGATCAGGCATTTTTAGGTGTTACACTGCGATCACTGGATACTTTAAATAAAAACTATCCTGTGGTACTGTTTGGCCACCCTAGTTGGGAGAAATTTAGCTTTTTAAAGACCGATATTTTACAGCGGCTTAAAACGCATATTACCTCCAGCGATAAGGTAAATTACAAGCAAGAGAGCACTGTTGCGTTTTTGCGCAGCTATCGTAAAGTATATCATGTTGAACCTACCGAATACGCCATCAAAGGCTTTGACGAGGGCTTGTTTTTTGGCCGCCAGCTTTCGGAAGGAAGTAAGAATATGGCGGAAATAGACAAAACCGATTTTACGGGGATACACAATGGTTTCCATTTTGTAAAAAAACCTGGTTTGGGTTGGGTTAACACGCATGTAAATATATTAATGTATAGTAACTTTGAGTTAAAACAGGTAGAATGAAGGCTATAAACCAGCTTAAAACGTTTCAGCGAATTTTGGGTGAATACCCTGCCGATACGCCTCTAAGTAAGTTTTTACCCGGCTTCTACAGGCAAAATAAACAAATGGGATCAACCGATAGGCGTATTGCCAACCGGTTGATGTACAATTACTTTAGGATAGGTCTTGCCCTGCGCCATTTACCTGCCGATGAGCGTTTGTTTGTTGCCGAATTTTTATGCAATACTCAAACCAACTCCTTTTTACAAAACTTTAAACCGGAATGGGCAGCTTGCATCGGTTTTAATATCGATGATAAACTGGCCCTGGTAAAAATAGCACATCCCGATTTTGACCTGGAGGATGTGTTTCCATGGGCGTCACAACTATCTCCGGAAATCAATCGTGACGCTTTTTTAAAATCATTCTTCACCCAACCCGATCTTTTTATCCGGGTACGCAATGGCTATGACCATTTGGTTAAGGGCGAGCTGACCAAGGCGCAAATAGTATTTAAGGACGAGGGCAATGGCTGTCTTTCACTGCCGAACGGTACCCGGCTTGAAACTATATTTTCCAAGCAACACTGGTTTGAGGTGCAGGACTTTTCCTCGCAGCAAACCGGCGATTTTTTCAGGCCGCAACGCTGGGATAGCTGGTGGGATGCCTGCGCGGCATCAGGCGGTAAATCATTGCTGCTGCATGAGGATGAGCCCAACATTAAGCTGGTGGTGTCAGACATCCGCGAATCGGTACTGGCCAATCTGGACGAACGCTTTCACCTGGCCGGTTTAACCAAATATCAGAAAAAGGCGCTTGACCTCACCACCAATGTGGATCAGGTACTGCATGATTATGCTTTTGATGGCATCATCCTCGACGCCCCCTGCAGCGGATCAGGCACCTGGGGCCGTACACCCGAGA is a window from the Mucilaginibacter inviolabilis genome containing:
- a CDS encoding SDR family NAD(P)-dependent oxidoreductase, with amino-acid sequence MNIIITGASSGVGFEAVIELILSGNNKVIALARSQDKLERLLEIAHGLNPDCQLFALNFDIVHDDYEGLQQFIASNFDNRVDVLINNAGMLINKPFTQLLETDFVEMLQSNFIGHVRMIQALLPLMPAGSHILNVGSMGGFQGSVKFPGLSAYSASKAALHTLTECLAQELTEQDIKVNCLALGSAQTEMLEKAFPGYQSPVMAFEMGKYIADFALTGHKFFNGKVLPVAATTP
- the guaA gene encoding glutamine-hydrolyzing GMP synthase produces the protein MQEKILILDFGSQFTQLIARRVRELNIYCEIHPFNHYPEIDSTVKGIILSGSPYSVRQEDAPHFDFAQFHTTRPILGVCYGAQYVAHFHGGEVLASSTREYGRANLDYINKENPLFKNIPENSQVWMSHGDTIARIGDNFEVIASTDSVKVAAYQVTGTQTYGIQFHPEVTHSIDGKQLLENFLVDICGCKQDWTPDSFIETTIAALREKLGDDKVVLGLSGGVDSSVAAVLLHHAIGKNLHCIFVDNGLLRKDEYEQVLDSYKHMGLNIKGIDAKQRFYDALAGLKDPELKRKAIGRVFIEVFDDAAHEVQDVKWLGQGTIYPDVIESVSVKGPSATIKSHHNVGGLPDFMKLKVVEPLNTLFKDEVRRVGAALNIDPNILGRHPFPGPGLAIRILGDVTPEKVAILQEADAIYINNLRSYGVYDKVWQAGAIFLPVQSVGVMGDERTYENVICLRAVESLDGMTADWCHLPYDLLAKISNEIINNVKGINRVVYDISSKPPATIEWE
- a CDS encoding ABC transporter substrate-binding protein; amino-acid sequence: MISVQNHLLPLSGNKWLLFFSAALILGACSPKVQPVSTPVKKVEKPLPKPVEKPPVKPVAKVSVISMILPMGLDHVRPRNYSNAGLSQANMSIEYYQGFKLALDSLAAQGANFKLQLYDSKDDNSTTLGLAYHTEIRNSDLIVGPVYPDGLKQFAVVMGTRMAVLSPLSPASPATIKSNNLITAIPPLEYHAVGAAQYINDKLKPKKIFILRSGFSQENDYIINFKKATDSLSNKKIKIVSVIITRGKLSGLLPQLSKTERNVFVIPATDQAFLGVTLRSLDTLNKNYPVVLFGHPSWEKFSFLKTDILQRLKTHITSSDKVNYKQESTVAFLRSYRKVYHVEPTEYAIKGFDEGLFFGRQLSEGSKNMAEIDKTDFTGIHNGFHFVKKPGLGWVNTHVNILMYSNFELKQVE
- a CDS encoding RsmB/NOP family class I SAM-dependent RNA methyltransferase, which encodes MKAINQLKTFQRILGEYPADTPLSKFLPGFYRQNKQMGSTDRRIANRLMYNYFRIGLALRHLPADERLFVAEFLCNTQTNSFLQNFKPEWAACIGFNIDDKLALVKIAHPDFDLEDVFPWASQLSPEINRDAFLKSFFTQPDLFIRVRNGYDHLVKGELTKAQIVFKDEGNGCLSLPNGTRLETIFSKQHWFEVQDFSSQQTGDFFRPQRWDSWWDACAASGGKSLLLHEDEPNIKLVVSDIRESVLANLDERFHLAGLTKYQKKALDLTTNVDQVLHDYAFDGIILDAPCSGSGTWGRTPEMIAQFDQHKIEFFQKLQKSIAQNVVKYLKPGKPLIYITCSAFKGENEDVVDFLVKELGLKLEESQILKGYERRADTMFIARLSFPVPVI